A region of Streptomyces showdoensis DNA encodes the following proteins:
- a CDS encoding alpha-hydroxy-acid oxidizing protein encodes MTQRFGDYQNEIYLAGLFGTLPAFPMTFAGLEERARAALPPSVWSYVAGGAGDEHTQRANTEAFRRWGLVPRMMVGAAQRDLSVDLFGTTLPSPLFMAPVGVIGLCTQDGHGDLATARAAARTGVPMIASTLSVDPLEDVAAGLGDTPGFFQLYTPTDRALAESLVHRAEAAGFRGIVITLDTWLTGWRPRDLATGNFPQLRGHALANYTSDPVFRARLAKSPEEDPQAAVLEWTGIFGNPLTWDDLPWLRSLTDLPIVLKGLCHPEDVRRARDGGVDGVYCSNHGGRQADGGLPALDALPDVVAAADGLPVLFDSGIRTGADVIKALALGATAVGIGRPYAYGAALGGTDGIVHVLRSLLAETDLIMAVDGYPTLTDLRTDGALRRV; translated from the coding sequence ATGACCCAGCGGTTCGGCGACTACCAGAACGAGATCTACCTGGCCGGGCTCTTCGGCACCCTGCCCGCGTTCCCGATGACCTTCGCCGGGCTGGAGGAGCGGGCGCGGGCCGCGCTGCCGCCGTCGGTGTGGTCGTACGTGGCCGGGGGTGCGGGTGACGAGCACACGCAGCGGGCGAACACGGAGGCCTTCCGCAGGTGGGGGCTGGTGCCCCGGATGATGGTCGGCGCCGCGCAGCGCGACCTGTCGGTCGACCTGTTCGGGACGACGCTGCCCTCCCCGCTGTTCATGGCGCCGGTCGGTGTGATCGGTCTGTGCACGCAGGACGGGCACGGCGATCTGGCGACCGCCCGGGCCGCCGCCCGGACGGGGGTCCCGATGATCGCCTCCACGCTGAGCGTGGATCCGCTGGAGGACGTCGCCGCCGGACTCGGCGACACCCCGGGCTTCTTCCAGCTCTACACCCCCACCGACCGGGCCCTGGCGGAGAGCCTGGTGCACCGGGCCGAGGCGGCCGGCTTCCGGGGCATCGTGATCACCCTCGACACCTGGCTCACCGGCTGGCGCCCCCGCGACCTCGCCACCGGCAACTTCCCCCAGCTGCGCGGCCACGCCCTCGCCAACTACACCTCCGACCCCGTCTTCCGCGCCCGCCTCGCCAAGTCCCCGGAGGAGGATCCGCAGGCCGCCGTCCTGGAATGGACCGGCATCTTCGGCAACCCCCTGACCTGGGACGACCTTCCCTGGCTGCGCTCGCTGACCGACCTGCCGATCGTCCTCAAGGGCCTGTGCCACCCCGAGGACGTGCGCCGCGCGCGGGACGGCGGCGTGGACGGCGTCTACTGCTCCAACCACGGCGGCCGGCAGGCCGACGGCGGACTGCCCGCCCTCGACGCCCTCCCGGACGTGGTCGCCGCCGCCGACGGCCTGCCCGTCCTGTTCGACTCCGGCATCCGCACCGGCGCCGACGTGATCAAGGCCCTCGCCCTCGGAGCCACCGCCGTCGGCATCGGCCGCCCCTACGCCTACGGCGCCGCCCTCGGCGGCACCGACGGCATCGTCCACGTCCTGCGCTCCCTGCTCGCCGAAACCGACCTGATCATGGCCGTCGACGGCTACCCCACCCTCACCGACCTGCGCACCGACGGCGCACTGCGACGGGTGTGA
- a CDS encoding type 2Aa cytolytic delta-endotoxin, whose product MAASFKTVIEVGPAHLAQAQALGHAFQEAIAPATVNYDFDHIRAAAEAIPDSGIVRMVRGWGLQEHAPVLVMVLSLKEAVRQALPPESAQASFWGTVERELVEAFTGLAAQEGLPGLSYYEEGADRTRYYRDLFFALQDEETGGHMYAIAFCIDVTIGLDKAAVGALEMTDAVPFAIRLNAIVLRQELAQALAA is encoded by the coding sequence TTGGCCGCCAGCTTCAAGACGGTCATCGAGGTGGGCCCCGCCCACCTCGCCCAGGCGCAGGCCCTCGGCCACGCCTTCCAGGAGGCCATCGCCCCCGCCACCGTCAACTACGACTTCGACCACATCCGCGCCGCCGCCGAGGCGATCCCCGACAGCGGCATCGTGCGGATGGTCCGCGGCTGGGGGCTCCAGGAACACGCCCCCGTCCTCGTCATGGTGCTCTCCCTCAAGGAGGCGGTCCGCCAGGCCCTGCCGCCCGAGTCGGCGCAGGCGTCCTTCTGGGGCACCGTCGAGCGCGAACTCGTCGAGGCCTTCACGGGCCTCGCCGCCCAGGAGGGCCTGCCGGGACTCTCGTACTACGAGGAGGGCGCCGACCGCACCCGCTACTACCGGGACCTGTTCTTCGCCCTCCAGGACGAGGAGACGGGCGGTCACATGTACGCCATCGCGTTCTGCATCGACGTCACCATCGGCCTCGACAAGGCGGCCGTCGGCGCCCTGGAGATGACCGACGCCGTCCCGTTCGCGATCCGCCTGAACGCGATCGTCCTGCGCCAGGAGCTCGCGCAGGCCCTCGCCGCCTGA
- a CDS encoding sulfite oxidase, whose amino-acid sequence MCASVIPRGPGATAWAPETVTTAPYNAQTPSAALTEAVTPAEALFVRGHFGVPRTAPAAWRLRIDGAVRGPFALGYPELLALPHTELDMVLECAGNGRGLMTPRPPGLPWGQRAVGCARFAGVPFRLLAERAGVDPAVVEFVFTGADSGPVHGRRTPFARSLPLPVALHPDTLLATRMDGAPLTPEHGAPVRLVVPGRYAVADVKWLVGARAVTEPFTGVFQTEEYVYVDADGTGRGPVAGLRVKSLITAPEPDEDLRRGRETVVRGRAWSGDGVPVRRVEVRTVHEDAPDDPEGPSGRWRDAGLAEPSGPYAWTGWSCRWTPDSPGRYRVFARATDAAGAVQPERAEWNARGYGCNPVASVDVVVV is encoded by the coding sequence ATGTGCGCCTCCGTGATCCCGCGCGGGCCGGGTGCCACCGCCTGGGCACCGGAGACGGTGACCACCGCCCCGTACAACGCCCAGACGCCGTCGGCGGCCCTGACCGAAGCGGTCACCCCCGCCGAGGCCCTCTTCGTGCGCGGCCACTTCGGCGTGCCGCGCACGGCGCCCGCCGCGTGGCGGCTGCGGATCGACGGCGCGGTGCGCGGCCCGTTCGCGCTCGGGTACCCGGAGCTGCTCGCCCTGCCGCACACGGAGCTGGACATGGTCCTGGAGTGCGCGGGCAACGGCCGCGGCCTGATGACGCCCCGGCCGCCCGGACTGCCCTGGGGGCAAAGGGCGGTCGGCTGCGCGCGGTTCGCGGGTGTGCCGTTCCGGCTGCTCGCCGAGCGGGCCGGGGTCGACCCGGCGGTCGTCGAGTTCGTCTTCACCGGGGCCGACTCCGGCCCCGTCCACGGCCGCCGCACGCCCTTCGCCCGCAGCCTGCCGCTCCCCGTCGCCCTGCATCCGGACACCCTGCTCGCCACCCGCATGGACGGCGCGCCGCTCACCCCCGAACACGGCGCGCCGGTCCGGCTGGTGGTCCCCGGGCGGTACGCGGTGGCGGACGTCAAGTGGCTGGTCGGGGCGCGGGCGGTCACCGAACCCTTCACCGGGGTGTTCCAGACCGAGGAGTACGTGTACGTCGACGCGGACGGCACCGGCCGCGGGCCGGTGGCCGGGCTGCGGGTCAAGTCCCTGATCACGGCGCCCGAACCGGACGAGGACCTGCGGCGGGGCCGGGAGACGGTGGTGCGCGGCCGGGCCTGGTCGGGCGACGGGGTGCCGGTGCGGCGGGTCGAGGTGCGGACCGTGCACGAAGACGCCCCCGACGATCCGGAGGGACCTTCGGGGCGATGGCGGGACGCGGGGCTCGCCGAGCCCTCGGGCCCGTACGCCTGGACCGGCTGGTCCTGCCGGTGGACGCCGGACTCCCCCGGACGCTACCGGGTGTTCGCGCGGGCCACCGACGCGGCCGGCGCCGTCCAGCCGGAGCGGGCGGAGTGGAACGCCCGCGGCTACGGCTGCAATCCGGTGGCCTCGGTCGACGTCGTCGTGGTCTGA
- a CDS encoding MBL fold metallo-hydrolase, producing the protein MHEIEVLTTASLGDSSYLLVSGDEAALVDPQRDSWALTESCAERGVRIRYVLETHVHNDYVSGALEVRAATGATVAGPARAPYAFDHLPLAEDDELTVGDVTVRAMETPGHTAEHTAYLVLDEPGAPPAAVFTGGSLLVGGAGRTDLSGAGRTEELARAQFRSLRRLALLPDATRVLPTHGAGSSCAAGPVPGGPDRTTTVGAERRGNPALGPPDEERYLAERATGLPPYPAYYRHMAPINRSGPAVLGGPPVPRPLSPAMVAGLTGEGAQVLDARDRLAFAAGHLPGALCEELDERFARLVAEVVPFGTRLVLVLPGPSAGGAAAEEAVVQLLRIGYENVAGVLAGGVDAWRAAGRAVRSFPTADASELAARLGGVRVLDVRPERPEGGIPGTLHVPLPELPRRVAELPRDREIWTVCGSGRLATIAASLLDRAGLAVRAVTSGGVRDLRPSRRPPGQPIG; encoded by the coding sequence GTGCACGAGATCGAGGTCCTGACCACGGCGTCGCTCGGCGACAGCAGCTACCTCCTGGTCAGCGGCGACGAGGCCGCCCTGGTGGACCCGCAGCGCGACAGCTGGGCGCTGACGGAGTCCTGCGCCGAGCGGGGGGTGCGCATCCGCTACGTCCTGGAGACCCATGTCCACAACGACTACGTCTCCGGCGCCCTGGAGGTGCGCGCGGCGACCGGCGCCACCGTGGCCGGCCCGGCCCGCGCCCCGTACGCCTTCGACCACCTCCCGCTCGCCGAGGACGACGAGCTCACGGTCGGCGACGTCACCGTGCGGGCGATGGAGACCCCCGGGCACACGGCCGAGCACACCGCGTACCTGGTCCTGGACGAGCCGGGGGCACCGCCGGCCGCCGTGTTCACCGGGGGCAGCCTGCTCGTCGGCGGCGCCGGCCGCACCGACCTGTCGGGCGCGGGCCGCACCGAGGAGCTGGCCCGCGCCCAGTTCCGCTCGCTGCGGCGGCTCGCGCTGCTGCCGGACGCGACCCGGGTGCTGCCGACCCACGGCGCGGGCAGCTCCTGCGCCGCGGGGCCCGTGCCGGGCGGCCCGGACCGTACGACGACGGTGGGGGCGGAGCGGCGGGGCAACCCGGCGCTCGGGCCGCCCGACGAGGAGCGGTACCTCGCCGAGCGGGCCACGGGCCTGCCGCCGTACCCCGCGTACTACCGGCACATGGCGCCGATCAACCGCTCCGGGCCCGCCGTCCTCGGCGGGCCGCCGGTGCCCCGCCCGCTCTCCCCGGCGATGGTCGCCGGGCTGACCGGGGAGGGCGCGCAGGTCCTCGACGCCCGCGACCGCCTGGCCTTCGCGGCGGGACACCTGCCGGGTGCGCTCTGCGAGGAGCTGGACGAGCGCTTCGCGCGCCTGGTCGCCGAGGTCGTACCGTTCGGGACGCGGCTGGTACTGGTCCTGCCGGGCCCCTCCGCCGGGGGCGCGGCGGCCGAGGAGGCCGTGGTCCAGCTGCTGCGGATCGGGTACGAGAACGTGGCCGGCGTCCTCGCGGGCGGCGTCGACGCGTGGCGGGCCGCGGGCCGGGCGGTGCGCTCCTTCCCCACGGCGGACGCGTCCGAGCTGGCCGCACGGCTCGGCGGGGTGCGGGTGCTGGACGTGCGGCCGGAGCGCCCCGAGGGCGGGATCCCGGGCACGCTCCACGTCCCGCTGCCCGAACTCCCCCGCCGGGTCGCGGAGTTGCCGCGCGACCGGGAGATCTGGACGGTGTGCGGCAGCGGCCGGCTGGCCACGATCGCGGCGAGCCTGCTGGACCGGGCGGGCCTGGCGGTGCGAGCGGTGACCAGCGGCGGGGTGCGGGACCTTCGGCCGTCCCGGCGACCCCCGGGTCAGCCGATCGGCTGA
- a CDS encoding nucleotide triphosphate diphosphatase NUDT15, which produces MTAAHRNTQPPPAQASLGAGVVVTDAAGRVLLGLHRSGVWELPGGKVDPGESIERAAVRELAEETTLVAVEADARVIGLVLDTQTSAALTRMTAATVVRAHSGSPAVAEPDKIERWEWTALDRLPAALFLPSAQVLKLWRPELPIPDGPFHRYAVERLAPPGRP; this is translated from the coding sequence ATGACCGCCGCCCACCGCAACACCCAGCCGCCGCCCGCGCAGGCCTCCCTCGGCGCGGGGGTGGTCGTCACCGACGCCGCCGGGCGGGTGCTGCTCGGCCTGCACCGCTCCGGCGTCTGGGAGCTCCCCGGCGGCAAGGTCGACCCGGGCGAGTCGATCGAGCGGGCGGCGGTGCGCGAACTGGCCGAGGAGACCACGCTCGTGGCCGTCGAGGCCGACGCCCGGGTCATCGGGCTCGTCCTGGACACCCAGACCTCGGCGGCGCTGACCCGGATGACCGCCGCGACGGTGGTCCGCGCCCACAGCGGCAGCCCGGCCGTCGCCGAACCCGACAAGATCGAGCGCTGGGAGTGGACCGCGCTCGACCGGCTGCCCGCGGCCCTGTTCCTCCCCTCGGCCCAGGTGCTGAAGCTGTGGCGCCCCGAACTCCCCATTCCGGACGGCCCGTTCCACCGCTACGCCGTCGAGCGTCTGGCACCTCCGGGACGCCCCTGA
- a CDS encoding DUF6585 family protein, whose protein sequence is MGTGDRVTVPPPGEEATRTAREAGLGVYLRGFRAHHTEGERRRGVPPSALLLLGVAALWLPVLATRLVGTWAGILLLVPPFGLLGRLVWRYGKVPSASLRPDEYVYLYERGLLCPGTDGGARAVPWGAVTAMHQDVTRTYVHGGYAGTRYAYRLSTGGRRAVTVDGFINEETVPKPTDSQIRELAQIVLDETVRRALPTAVSALEEGGSVAFGEVALDGRGITLPSGTSPWERVRRCELRGDGLVVVRTAGGGRWARESREIPDFPVFWALVKELAPTAREHRR, encoded by the coding sequence GTGGGGACGGGCGACCGGGTGACGGTGCCACCGCCGGGCGAGGAGGCCACGCGGACCGCGCGCGAGGCCGGGCTCGGGGTGTATCTGCGGGGCTTCCGTGCGCACCACACCGAGGGCGAGCGGCGCCGGGGCGTGCCGCCCTCGGCGCTGCTGCTGCTCGGGGTGGCGGCCCTCTGGCTCCCGGTGCTGGCCACCCGGCTGGTCGGCACCTGGGCCGGGATCCTGCTGCTGGTGCCGCCGTTCGGCCTGCTCGGGCGGCTGGTGTGGCGCTACGGCAAGGTGCCCAGCGCCTCGCTGCGACCGGACGAGTACGTGTACCTGTACGAGCGGGGGCTGCTCTGTCCGGGCACCGACGGGGGCGCGCGGGCGGTGCCCTGGGGCGCGGTGACGGCGATGCACCAGGACGTCACCCGTACGTACGTCCACGGGGGGTACGCGGGGACGCGCTACGCGTACCGGCTGTCGACCGGCGGACGGCGGGCGGTGACCGTGGACGGCTTCATCAACGAGGAGACGGTGCCGAAGCCCACCGACTCGCAGATCCGCGAGCTGGCCCAGATCGTCCTGGACGAGACGGTGCGCCGGGCCCTGCCGACGGCGGTGTCGGCGCTGGAGGAGGGCGGGAGCGTGGCCTTCGGGGAGGTGGCGCTGGACGGGCGGGGCATCACGCTGCCGTCGGGGACGTCGCCGTGGGAGCGGGTGCGGCGCTGCGAGCTGCGCGGGGACGGGCTGGTCGTGGTGCGGACCGCCGGGGGCGGCCGGTGGGCGCGGGAGTCGCGGGAGATCCCCGACTTCCCGGTCTTCTGGGCCCTGGTCAAGGAGCTGGCGCCGACCGCCCGCGAACACCGTAGGTGA
- a CDS encoding VOC family protein — protein MASRTEGTPVWTDAMFTDIEGAKSFYGDVLGWTFGESASEYGNYTQAYKDGKAVAAVVPPMPGQDGEQQSAWCLYFASPDVEITAEKIKAAGGTLLMEPMRVGDFGSMCLAQDPTGVVFGVWQAGAHEGFEVEGESGSYAWAEVFTREPAKADDFFTAVFDYSSKKIKDEHMDYRVFDLGADPVLGRMAMTAEDFPAEIPAYIQVYFAVDNCDKAVEYAERAGGRKVFGPMDSPFGRFAAIVDPQGAAFAVIDARTTVGEMPEME, from the coding sequence ATGGCCTCACGCACGGAAGGCACGCCGGTCTGGACCGACGCGATGTTCACGGACATCGAGGGGGCGAAGTCGTTCTACGGCGACGTGCTCGGCTGGACCTTCGGCGAGTCCGCCTCGGAGTACGGGAACTACACCCAGGCCTACAAGGACGGCAAGGCGGTCGCGGCGGTCGTCCCGCCGATGCCCGGGCAGGACGGTGAGCAGCAGTCGGCCTGGTGTCTGTACTTCGCCTCGCCCGACGTCGAGATCACCGCGGAGAAGATCAAGGCCGCGGGCGGCACGCTGCTGATGGAGCCGATGAGGGTGGGCGACTTCGGTTCGATGTGTCTGGCGCAGGACCCGACGGGCGTGGTGTTCGGCGTCTGGCAGGCGGGCGCGCACGAGGGCTTCGAGGTGGAGGGCGAGTCCGGCAGCTACGCGTGGGCGGAGGTCTTCACCCGCGAGCCGGCCAAGGCCGACGACTTCTTCACCGCGGTCTTCGACTACAGCTCGAAGAAGATCAAGGACGAGCACATGGACTACCGGGTCTTCGACCTCGGTGCCGATCCCGTCCTGGGCCGGATGGCGATGACCGCGGAGGACTTCCCGGCCGAGATCCCCGCGTACATCCAGGTCTACTTCGCCGTCGACAACTGCGACAAGGCCGTCGAGTACGCCGAGCGGGCCGGCGGCCGGAAGGTGTTCGGGCCGATGGACAGCCCCTTCGGGCGGTTCGCGGCGATCGTGGACCCGCAGGGCGCGGCGTTCGCGGTGATCGACGCGAGGACGACGGTCGGCGAGATGCCCGAGATGGAGTGA
- a CDS encoding ABC transporter ATP-binding protein yields the protein MLELHDVTAGYERRAPVFRHASLTVAPGEAVGLLGPSGCGKSTLARVAALLHRPDEGRVRVDGTEVRAWRHRAPRALRTSIGVVFQQPRLAADPRLRLADLIAEPLRATGRRSLVPERLAALAPVVGLTGDLLGRRPHEVSDGQLQRACLARALVLRPRWLVCDEMTAMLDASTTAALVGAVEAYRAETGAGLLAVGHDRVLLERWCDRTVEWPDCLGGGTPEPGNGPVPRWGTV from the coding sequence ATGCTTGAACTCCACGACGTCACCGCCGGATACGAGCGCCGCGCGCCGGTCTTCCGGCACGCCTCGCTGACCGTCGCCCCCGGCGAGGCGGTCGGGCTGCTCGGCCCCAGCGGCTGCGGCAAGTCCACCCTGGCCCGGGTCGCCGCCCTGCTGCACCGCCCCGACGAGGGCCGGGTCCGCGTCGACGGCACCGAGGTACGGGCCTGGCGTCACCGCGCCCCGCGCGCGCTGCGCACCTCGATCGGGGTGGTCTTCCAGCAGCCCCGGCTCGCCGCCGACCCGCGGCTGCGGCTCGCCGACCTGATCGCCGAGCCGCTGCGCGCCACCGGCCGGCGCTCCCTCGTCCCCGAACGCCTCGCCGCCCTCGCCCCCGTCGTCGGGCTCACCGGCGACCTGCTGGGCCGCCGTCCGCACGAGGTCAGCGACGGGCAGCTGCAGCGCGCCTGCCTGGCCCGCGCCCTGGTGCTGCGGCCCCGCTGGCTGGTCTGCGACGAGATGACCGCGATGCTCGACGCCTCGACGACCGCGGCCCTGGTCGGCGCGGTGGAGGCCTACCGGGCGGAGACCGGCGCGGGGCTGCTCGCCGTCGGCCACGACCGGGTGCTCCTGGAGCGCTGGTGCGACCGCACGGTGGAGTGGCCCGACTGCCTGGGGGGCGGAACCCCGGAGCCGGGGAACGGTCCGGTGCCGCGGTGGGGAACGGTCTGA
- a CDS encoding ABC transporter ATP-binding protein, which produces MRGGRSVAAVTDADFDLAAGECLALVGESGCGKSVLASALLGLLPGNAETEGSALLDGTDLLAAGERTLARTVRGRRVGLVPQSPAAHLTPVRTVRAHLTETVRALTATPRGGRRAAAEAAAERAAFPAGHLDRYPHELSGGLAQRAATALALIGDAPLLLADEPTTGLDRELVDRTADELRRHADAGKALLLITHDLAAAERVADRVAVMYAGRIVEITPAARFFGGPGPRHPYARGLLDALPERAFTPVPGLPPELSDLPEGCAFAPRCARATEACAVRPDLVASTACHHPWGARDA; this is translated from the coding sequence ATGCGCGGCGGCCGGAGCGTCGCCGCCGTCACCGACGCCGACTTCGACCTGGCGGCGGGGGAGTGCCTGGCCCTCGTCGGCGAGAGCGGCTGCGGCAAGTCCGTCCTCGCCTCCGCCCTGCTGGGCCTCCTCCCCGGCAACGCCGAGACCGAGGGCAGCGCCCTCCTCGACGGCACCGACCTGCTCGCCGCCGGCGAACGCACCCTCGCCCGCACGGTACGCGGCCGGCGCGTCGGCCTCGTCCCGCAGAGCCCCGCCGCCCACCTCACCCCGGTGCGCACCGTACGGGCCCATCTCACCGAGACCGTCCGGGCCCTCACCGCCACCCCGCGGGGCGGCCGGCGCGCCGCGGCCGAGGCCGCCGCCGAACGGGCCGCGTTCCCCGCCGGACACCTCGACCGCTACCCGCACGAGCTCTCCGGCGGCCTCGCCCAGCGCGCGGCCACCGCCCTCGCCCTCATCGGCGACGCGCCCCTGCTGCTCGCCGACGAACCCACCACCGGACTCGACCGGGAACTCGTCGACCGCACCGCCGACGAGCTGCGCCGCCACGCCGACGCGGGCAAGGCCCTGCTGCTCATCACCCACGACCTGGCGGCGGCCGAGCGGGTCGCCGACCGGGTCGCCGTCATGTACGCCGGGCGGATCGTCGAGATCACCCCCGCCGCCCGCTTCTTCGGCGGCCCCGGCCCCCGGCACCCCTACGCCCGGGGACTGCTCGACGCCCTCCCGGAGCGGGCGTTCACCCCGGTCCCCGGGCTGCCGCCGGAACTGTCGGACCTGCCGGAGGGCTGCGCCTTCGCCCCGCGCTGCGCCCGCGCCACCGAGGCCTGCGCGGTCCGGCCGGACCTCGTCGCCTCCACCGCCTGCCACCACCCGTGGGGAGCCCGGGATGCTTGA
- a CDS encoding ABC transporter permease, with amino-acid sequence MADTTLRKPESRGTPRARTRGGAPADRTRRARLWSSALVTGAVVLAVLLVPPLVRLDEQAVDLGSKLLPPSWEHPFGTDDLGRDLLLRCVYGLRVSLLVGLVAALVATVIGTAVGAVAGALGGRFDRFVMRIVDAFSSVPHLLLGIFIVAMFRPGVWPVIVSVALTHWLSTARIVRSEVLSLRGRPFVDAAVSGGASRRRVVVRHLLPAVLPQAGLAAVLMVPHAMWHESALSFLGLGLPSHQASLGGLVQTARSSLLAGAWWPTLFPGLLLIVPTLAIAGLAGIWRDRLNPRRRSELTL; translated from the coding sequence ATGGCTGACACCACGCTCAGGAAACCCGAGAGCCGGGGCACCCCCCGGGCGCGGACGCGCGGGGGAGCCCCCGCCGACCGCACCCGGCGGGCCCGGCTGTGGAGCTCCGCGCTCGTCACCGGCGCCGTCGTCCTCGCCGTCCTGCTCGTGCCGCCCCTCGTCCGGCTCGACGAACAGGCCGTCGACCTCGGGAGCAAGCTGCTGCCGCCGTCCTGGGAGCACCCGTTCGGCACCGACGACCTCGGCCGGGACCTGCTCCTGCGCTGCGTCTACGGGCTGCGCGTCTCGCTCCTCGTCGGCCTGGTCGCCGCGCTGGTCGCCACCGTCATCGGGACGGCGGTCGGCGCCGTCGCGGGCGCGCTGGGCGGCCGGTTCGACCGCTTCGTGATGCGGATCGTCGACGCCTTCTCCTCCGTGCCCCACCTGCTGCTGGGGATCTTCATCGTGGCCATGTTCCGGCCCGGGGTCTGGCCGGTGATCGTGTCCGTGGCGCTCACCCACTGGCTCTCCACCGCCCGGATCGTCCGCTCCGAGGTGCTCTCGCTGCGCGGGCGGCCCTTCGTGGACGCCGCGGTCTCCGGCGGCGCCTCCCGCCGGCGGGTCGTCGTGCGGCACCTGCTGCCCGCCGTCCTGCCGCAGGCCGGCCTCGCCGCCGTCCTCATGGTGCCGCACGCCATGTGGCACGAGTCGGCGCTCTCCTTCCTCGGCCTCGGCCTGCCCAGCCACCAGGCCAGCCTCGGCGGCCTCGTCCAGACCGCGCGCTCCTCGCTGCTGGCCGGGGCCTGGTGGCCGACCCTCTTCCCCGGCCTCCTGCTCATCGTGCCGACCCTCGCCATCGCCGGACTCGCCGGGATCTGGCGCGACCGGCTCAACCCGCGCCGCCGATCGGAGCTGACACTGTGA
- a CDS encoding ABC transporter permease produces the protein MSRRLPWGAMARMTGRRALAAVPVLLGVTLAVFAVAEASPFDPVKAYAGTAGLTASQENLDQLRANLGVDRPLLTRWWDWLGGAVTGDLGESGTMRQPVADVIAERLGWSVLLAATAFLVAVTLGTALGVLAGRRRGGLLDRAVSSAAYTLEAAPAFWLGLLAIWFFALRLGALPAGGLTDTGSDTVTAGQVATHLVLPALVLGVSQLPWFFLYVRQGVGDALEEDPVRGARARGLSERTVLTGHALRSGMLPMLTLIGSRVPELITGALLVETVFSWPGIAAATVQAAVSVDFPLLAALTVLATAAVLLGNLLSDLLYGLADPRVGFDG, from the coding sequence GTGAGCCGCCGCCTCCCCTGGGGGGCCATGGCCCGGATGACGGGACGGCGCGCCCTGGCCGCCGTCCCGGTCCTGCTCGGCGTCACCCTCGCGGTCTTCGCCGTCGCCGAGGCCTCCCCCTTCGACCCCGTCAAGGCCTACGCCGGCACCGCCGGACTCACCGCCTCCCAGGAGAACCTGGACCAGCTGCGCGCCAACCTCGGCGTCGACCGGCCCCTGCTCACCCGCTGGTGGGACTGGCTCGGCGGCGCCGTCACCGGCGACCTCGGCGAGTCCGGCACCATGCGCCAGCCCGTCGCCGACGTCATCGCCGAACGCCTCGGCTGGTCCGTGCTGCTCGCCGCCACCGCCTTCCTCGTCGCCGTCACCCTCGGCACCGCCCTCGGCGTCCTCGCCGGCCGCCGCCGGGGCGGCCTGCTCGACCGGGCCGTGAGCTCCGCCGCGTACACCCTGGAAGCCGCCCCGGCCTTCTGGCTCGGCCTGCTCGCCATCTGGTTCTTCGCCCTCCGGCTCGGCGCGCTGCCCGCCGGCGGACTCACCGACACCGGAAGCGACACCGTCACCGCCGGCCAGGTCGCCACCCACCTGGTGCTGCCCGCCCTCGTCCTCGGCGTCTCCCAACTGCCCTGGTTCTTCCTGTACGTACGCCAGGGCGTCGGCGACGCGCTGGAGGAGGACCCGGTGCGCGGCGCCCGCGCCCGCGGCCTCTCCGAGCGGACCGTCCTCACCGGCCACGCCCTGCGCTCGGGCATGCTGCCCATGCTCACCCTGATCGGCTCCCGGGTCCCCGAACTGATCACCGGCGCCCTCCTGGTGGAGACCGTCTTCAGCTGGCCCGGCATCGCCGCCGCCACCGTGCAGGCCGCCGTCTCCGTCGACTTCCCGCTGCTCGCCGCGCTCACCGTGCTGGCCACCGCCGCCGTGCTGCTCGGCAACCTCCTCTCCGACCTGCTCTACGGACTGGCCGACCCCCGGGTGGGATTCGATGGCTGA